The proteins below are encoded in one region of Pristis pectinata isolate sPriPec2 chromosome 37, sPriPec2.1.pri, whole genome shotgun sequence:
- the LOC127586580 gene encoding 7SK snRNA methylphosphate capping enzyme-like isoform X1 encodes MMMKKKQPLEVSVKDETGALLKPEYLSKVVEEEEGEEEEEDRAAEETALAPEAELSRPRNGLQALQQHRGCKRRNSLNSGFKHPGFKRRRRAASDCDPVLPSNFLLGGNIFDPLNLNSLLDEEVNRALNAETPKSSPLPCRNRDPVEILVPRDITDPLSLNRDSEVLPSPLKLGRKRRHRHCHHPAAEAAEPPAAAAEEELPPAPAEPQPYELNTAINCRDEIVSPVLRGAEGGGGGGGGTRHRKRRRTCSKSEPGKGAGGGGTAEEEGGEGKKSTPEKPRGKAGHASLSREAKGPPSFSGKQRRFQYGNYSKYYGYRNPGRCRDPRLGVFKADWFRGKDILDLGCNAGHLTLSIAKDLKPSRIVGVDIDGGLVHSARQNIRRFLSEDVRPSAPHARFPVSLARCKGPIAAPPVALDPERRVPDFPNNVTFVQGNYVLEKDELLEMQRPEYDVILCLSLTKWIHLNWGDEGLKRMFKRIYRHLRPGGIFILEPQPWSSYGKRRKLTETIYRNYYKIIFKPDQFTSYLLSPEVGFSSYELVGTPQSTSKGYGVAVQGLTKGSSVLFTSFTRIVNPVQAKTSKASFWLLFVFRSSVALS; translated from the exons ATGATGATGAAGAAGAAGCAACCGCTGGAGGTGTCGGTGAAGGACGAGACCGGCGCCCTGCTGAAGCCCGAGTACCTGTccaaggtggtggaggaggaggagggagaggaggaggaggaggaccgGGCGGCTGAGGAGACCGCCTTGGCTCCCGAGGCCGAGCTCAGCCGCCCTCGCAACGGGCTGCAAGCCCTGCAGCAGCACCGGGGCTGCAAGCGGAGGAACAGCCTCAACTCGGGCTTCAAGCACCCGGGCTTCAAGCGTCGGCGCCGGGCGGCGTCCGACTGCGACCCGGTGCTGCCCAGCAACTTCTTGCTGGGCGGCAACATCTTCGACCCGCTCAACCTCAACAGCCTGCTGGACGAGGAGGTGAACCGGGCGCTGAACGCCGAGACGCCCAAGTCGTCGCCCTTACCCTGCCGCAACCGGGACCCGGTGGAGATCCTGGTGCCCCGGGACATCACTGACCCGCTCAGCCTCAACCGCGACTCCGAGGTGCTGCCGTCGCCGCTCAAGCTCGGCCGCAAGCGGAGGCACCGCCACTGCCACCACCCGGCGGCCGAGGCCGCCGAgccgcccgccgccgccgccgagGAGGAGCTGCCGCCCGCACCGGCCGAGCCGCAGCCCTACGAGCTCAACACGGCCATCAACTGCAGGGACGAGATCGTGTCGCCGGTGCTGCGGGGAGCGGAGGGAGGcggcggaggaggaggggggaccCGGCACCGCAAGAGGAGGCGGACTTGCAGCAAGTCGGAGCCGGGCaagggtgcggggggtgggggaacgGCGGAGGAGGAAGGAGGCGAGGGCAAGAAATCGACGCCGGAGAAGCCGAGGGGTAAGGCGGGCCACGCCAGCCTGAGCCGGGAGGCCAAGGGTCCGCCCAGCTTCTCGGGCAAGCAGCGGCGCTTCCAGTACGGCAACTACAGCAAGTACTACGGCTACCGCAACCCGGGCCGCTGCCGGGACCCGCGCCTCGGCGTCTTCAAGGCCGACTGGTTCAGGGGCAAGGacatcctcgacctgggctgcaaCGCCGGCCACCTGACGCTCAGCATCGCCAAGGACCTGAAGCCGTCGCGCATCGTCGGCGTCGACATCGATGGCGGCCTGGTCCACTCGGCCCGCCAGAACATCCGCCGCTTCCTGTCCGAGGACGTGCGGCCGTCGGCGCCCCACGCCCGCTTCCCCGTGTCGCTGGCCCGCTGCAAGGGGCCGATCGCCGCGCCGCCCGTCGCCCTGGACCCGGAGCGGCGGGTGCCCGACTTCCCCAACAACGTCACCTTCGTccag GGAAACTATGTGTTGGAGAAGGACGAGTTGCTGGAGATGCAAAGACCAGAGTATGATGTCATCCTGTGCTTGAGTCTGACTAAATGGATTCATCTCAACTGGGGTGACGAGGGGCTAAAACGGATGTTCAAACGCATCTACAGGCATCTGCGGCCAGGTGGGATCTTCATCCTTGAACCACAGCCCTGGTCTTCCTATGGGAAACGACGGAAACTTACG GAGACAATCTACAGGAACTACTATAAGATCATCTTCAAACCGGATCAGTTTACGTCTTATCTTTTGTCCCCAGAAGTTGGATTTTCCAGTTACGAGCTGGTGGGAACGCCTCAAAGCACATCTAAAG GCTATGGTGTGGCTGTGCAAGGCCTTACGAAG GGTTCCAGCGTCCTGTTTACCTCTTTCACAAGAATCGTCAATCCAGTGCAAGCTAAGACTTCCAAAGCCAGTTTCTGGCTGCTATTTGTTTTTCGTTCATCGGTGGCTCTTTCCTGA
- the LOC127586580 gene encoding 7SK snRNA methylphosphate capping enzyme-like isoform X2 has product MMMKKKQPLEVSVKDETGALLKPEYLSKVVEEEEGEEEEEDRAAEETALAPEAELSRPRNGLQALQQHRGCKRRNSLNSGFKHPGFKRRRRAASDCDPVLPSNFLLGGNIFDPLNLNSLLDEEVNRALNAETPKSSPLPCRNRDPVEILVPRDITDPLSLNRDSEVLPSPLKLGRKRRHRHCHHPAAEAAEPPAAAAEEELPPAPAEPQPYELNTAINCRDEIVSPVLRGAEGGGGGGGGTRHRKRRRTCSKSEPGKGAGGGGTAEEEGGEGKKSTPEKPRGKAGHASLSREAKGPPSFSGKQRRFQYGNYSKYYGYRNPGRCRDPRLGVFKADWFRGKDILDLGCNAGHLTLSIAKDLKPSRIVGVDIDGGLVHSARQNIRRFLSEDVRPSAPHARFPVSLARCKGPIAAPPVALDPERRVPDFPNNVTFVQGNYVLEKDELLEMQRPEYDVILCLSLTKWIHLNWGDEGLKRMFKRIYRHLRPGGIFILEPQPWSSYGKRRKLTETIYRNYYKIIFKPDQFTSYLLSPEVGFSSYELVGTPQSTSKGFQRPVYLFHKNRQSSAS; this is encoded by the exons ATGATGATGAAGAAGAAGCAACCGCTGGAGGTGTCGGTGAAGGACGAGACCGGCGCCCTGCTGAAGCCCGAGTACCTGTccaaggtggtggaggaggaggagggagaggaggaggaggaggaccgGGCGGCTGAGGAGACCGCCTTGGCTCCCGAGGCCGAGCTCAGCCGCCCTCGCAACGGGCTGCAAGCCCTGCAGCAGCACCGGGGCTGCAAGCGGAGGAACAGCCTCAACTCGGGCTTCAAGCACCCGGGCTTCAAGCGTCGGCGCCGGGCGGCGTCCGACTGCGACCCGGTGCTGCCCAGCAACTTCTTGCTGGGCGGCAACATCTTCGACCCGCTCAACCTCAACAGCCTGCTGGACGAGGAGGTGAACCGGGCGCTGAACGCCGAGACGCCCAAGTCGTCGCCCTTACCCTGCCGCAACCGGGACCCGGTGGAGATCCTGGTGCCCCGGGACATCACTGACCCGCTCAGCCTCAACCGCGACTCCGAGGTGCTGCCGTCGCCGCTCAAGCTCGGCCGCAAGCGGAGGCACCGCCACTGCCACCACCCGGCGGCCGAGGCCGCCGAgccgcccgccgccgccgccgagGAGGAGCTGCCGCCCGCACCGGCCGAGCCGCAGCCCTACGAGCTCAACACGGCCATCAACTGCAGGGACGAGATCGTGTCGCCGGTGCTGCGGGGAGCGGAGGGAGGcggcggaggaggaggggggaccCGGCACCGCAAGAGGAGGCGGACTTGCAGCAAGTCGGAGCCGGGCaagggtgcggggggtgggggaacgGCGGAGGAGGAAGGAGGCGAGGGCAAGAAATCGACGCCGGAGAAGCCGAGGGGTAAGGCGGGCCACGCCAGCCTGAGCCGGGAGGCCAAGGGTCCGCCCAGCTTCTCGGGCAAGCAGCGGCGCTTCCAGTACGGCAACTACAGCAAGTACTACGGCTACCGCAACCCGGGCCGCTGCCGGGACCCGCGCCTCGGCGTCTTCAAGGCCGACTGGTTCAGGGGCAAGGacatcctcgacctgggctgcaaCGCCGGCCACCTGACGCTCAGCATCGCCAAGGACCTGAAGCCGTCGCGCATCGTCGGCGTCGACATCGATGGCGGCCTGGTCCACTCGGCCCGCCAGAACATCCGCCGCTTCCTGTCCGAGGACGTGCGGCCGTCGGCGCCCCACGCCCGCTTCCCCGTGTCGCTGGCCCGCTGCAAGGGGCCGATCGCCGCGCCGCCCGTCGCCCTGGACCCGGAGCGGCGGGTGCCCGACTTCCCCAACAACGTCACCTTCGTccag GGAAACTATGTGTTGGAGAAGGACGAGTTGCTGGAGATGCAAAGACCAGAGTATGATGTCATCCTGTGCTTGAGTCTGACTAAATGGATTCATCTCAACTGGGGTGACGAGGGGCTAAAACGGATGTTCAAACGCATCTACAGGCATCTGCGGCCAGGTGGGATCTTCATCCTTGAACCACAGCCCTGGTCTTCCTATGGGAAACGACGGAAACTTACG GAGACAATCTACAGGAACTACTATAAGATCATCTTCAAACCGGATCAGTTTACGTCTTATCTTTTGTCCCCAGAAGTTGGATTTTCCAGTTACGAGCTGGTGGGAACGCCTCAAAGCACATCTAAAG GGTTCCAGCGTCCTGTTTACCTCTTTCACAAGAATCGTCAATCCAGTGCAAGCTAA